The segment GCCGTCTCTGGGGATGCGGCTTTTGGCCGCGGTGACTGTCCCGCCGAAGCGCTGCGGGGCCAGGAGGGGAAAGAGGGGTAGGAGCCTCCGGCTGAGCTGTTTGCACCCCTAGGAGAGATCTGggtgcagctgccagcaccctctTGCCCCATAGACAGCGCACGGGGGTCCTGCCGGGCcgggggggctcaggggacacAACAGCCACAGGTCCGTGGCTGTGCCCGGCCCCAGGCGAGCAGAGATTGAGCCGTGGTCACCCCGGGGCAGGTGGCCAGTGGTTTGAGTGTGCtctgcctggggacacctggacggggccagggcaggcaggggaagggacGAGTGGTGACAGACACGTGGGTGCCACGGCCGTGGCGGCGGGATGTGGTGGCCGTGGCGGGGCACTCCTTACCTGGCTGCGCAGAGGATTTGCATTTCGTAACGGGGAGCGGACGGGCCCCggcctgcctggggctgggctgccccagctgaGAGGGTGGCACGAGCCGCCGCGTGCTCTTGGTGCTTCGTGTTGATTCAGCAAGACGTGAGCCAGTCCGACTGCCCCGGTGTGTCTGATGGAGGTGACATCACTGACTGGGAACCAGTTAAACCAGTGACATGCTCCCAGTCTGCAGACTGGGCTGTGGTGGGATCTCGGGGGCTGGTCCACTGTGCATCCCCCACGGCCTGGGAAATCCTCAAGCAGGCCATGGGGAGGGAACAGGAACTGGCTTCAGCTGCTTGTGTTTGCAGGAAATCAGCTGGTGGGAGTCTACAATCCCCCAGCCAGGACACACGTGGTGTCATGAGGGTGATCTGTGTCCTGCATTTGTCAAGCTTCCATTTGGGACTGGAGTGTCTCCCTGACACATAGCAGGGCTGGACTGTGCCCATCCTGGTGTCTCCCTATGTCCGGGATCCCATGGGACTCATGGCCTCAGCACATAACGGGGCCAGGAAGGGACAGGATGGGCGAGAGGTTGGTGGCTGCCCTGGGGCCACCCCCGGGGTGCCAGCTGAGCAtcagaggtgctggagcaggacagcaCTTGGGGTTTCCAggcccttccctccccaggccaGGAGAACTTTCCCTTCCCTTGtgggctgggagatgctgcCGAGACGatgctgctggagatgctggcGGCCCTGGCAGCTGGTCTCCATTTGGGAGGAGGCGTCCACATTCCTGGCATAGCCGCGGTGACCGAGGAATCTGTGGCGGAGGTTGGGCCTCGCCGGAAGGCAAAGGGAGAGCATCTCGTGGCCAGGACCCCTGTggctcagagctgagctcccacgggctgcaggggacagggaggaacAGATCCAGGGGGGCACTTCCCCCTAACCCCATGGTCAGTTCCCTCTCATACTTTTGGAATGGTTCAGAAGCTGCTGCGTCTGCTGGCAGCATCATCCTCATGCTCCTGTCCCCGTTcccatcactgtccccatcAGGGGTTTGTGGTGAACACTGGCTGAGCTGTCCTCCCACTTCTCCCCCAGCTTGCCCAGAAGTATGACCCACAGAAGGAGGCCGAGCTGCGGACGTGGATCGAGAGCGTCACAGGAAAACAGATCGGACCTGACTTCCAGAAGGGGCTGAAGGATGGGGTGATCCTCTGCGAGTGAGTGCTGGGGCAGTCCTGAGCAtggcccccagcccctgctccagctgggtgGAGATGGGGGACACCAAACCTCCAGGAGACCCTCACCAGACCTTGTGGTGGGAAGGGTGGGCTGGATCCATGCCAGTGGGATCTGCCAGAGTCACCCCCAAGGCTTCTGTGCCTGGGGAGAGCCCTGAGGACAAACAGGGACCTGGGGGGAAATTTGCCTTACATGGGGGAGGCCTGGGCTGACCTTCCCAAAAGGAGCCTatgccctgcagccccttgaAGTTTCTTCCTGCCACAGCCTCATgtccccctgcctccctccaggCTCATGAACAAGCTGCAGCCCAACTCGGTGAGGAAGATCAACCGCTCAGCTCAGAACTGGCATCAGGTaggtgcagctctgctgccacccaCCTGCTGTTCCTCTGAGGAACACCACCTGGTGTTCTTCATCCACCAGGACTCACCCCTCTACCTCTCCACAGCTTGAGAACCTCTCCAACTTCATCAAGGCCATGGCCAGCTATGGCATGAACCCCGTGGACCTCTTTGAAGCCAATGACCTTTTTGAGAGTGGGAACCTGACGCAGGTGCAGGTGTcactgctggcactggctggAATGGTGAGCACGGGGGGAGGAGCAGCTTGGaaccccccagcacccccatgGGGACCCCCAGTTTGGGGTGGTGCCTGTGGGACCCCACAGCTCCCCCTGCACAAGGAGCAGGTGGGGGTTTGGGACCCCTGTCCTTCCTCACAGTCACTCCTGGCAGGCCAAGACGAAAGGGCTGCAGAGTGGGGTGGACATCGGCGTGAAGTACTcggagaagcagcagaggaatttCGATGAGGCCAAGATGAAGGCTGGGCAGTGTGTGATTGGGCTGCAGGTGGGTTGCCCCACGGGGTCCCATGGGTGGGGGGCTGGGCAAAGGGTGCCCAGTGCTGTGAAATTCTCAGCACTCACAGTTCCAAGTGTTGCTGGAGGGACCTGAGGCCTGAAGTGCCTCAAGTGCCCTTGGGATCTGGGACCATCTTGGTTCTTGATGGCTGGGAGCCTGAGATGGGTTAGGGAGCACAggctgcggggacagggacatgggaagAGGGGCACATGTGGGGCAGCACACGCTCCTCACCAGACTCCTTTGTCAGATGGGCACAAACAAGTGTGCCAGCCAGTCCGGCATGACAGCCTATGGCACCCGGAGGCACCTCTacgaccccaaaaatcagatcCTGCCACCCATGGACCACTCCACCATCAGCCTCCAGATGGGCACCAACAAGTGTGCCAGTCAGGTGAGCCCTcactctgggctggggagggatggggtgaccacagctgagccctgctccatcctgtcCTTCCTTCCAGGTGGGCATGACGGCTCCCGGCACCAGGAGACACATCTATGATGCCAAGATGGGGACAGAGAAGTGTGACAACTCCTCCATGTCGCTGCAGATGGGCTCCAACCAGGGTGCCAACCAGAGCGGGCAGGTCTTTGGCCTTGGCCGCCAGATCTACGACCCCAAGTACTGCCCACAGGGCAGCCAGGGCGAGGTGGCCAATGCTGCTGGGGACCAGAGCGGGGACCCCCCTGGGTACCACTACTACcgtgaggaggaggagagctaCTGAGCGGGATGGCTCGGCCCCACCCGCACCGTCTCATGTACAGCCCCACATTCCAGCCTCTACTTCCATCATTCCCTCTTCTAAAACTCTTTTTTAACTTTGGAAATTAATCTATTTTTCTGAGCAAGGAAATAAAGACCCTGTTTCTAGAGAGGAGCCCAGCTGGTTCCCCCAGGAGCCCCAAgaccctggggcagcaggaaggtggGAGATGTTCCAGCACCTGGGAGTGGACAGTGTCACCTCTCATGCACCCAGCACCCACCCCTGTGATGCCCCTGGAGCCCTCAGCAAGGAGTGTGAGTGGCTGCACTTGGTGGTGCtgctcatccctgtgctggcagaagcCTCCTCAGCCCTGTGGAGGGGAGGGACTGGGGTCAGTGGGACAGGGGGGAACATCTGGGAGAGACTGTGGCCTTGAGATTGCGCGTGTATGTTTGTaagtgaatgtgtgtgtgtgtgtgtgtgcacaggttTGCACTCTGCTGTGATCTCTAAATGCTGGAAATGCCCTTCAGAACTCATAAGGACCAAGTTTTCAAGGCCACGGTgacagctgcagggctgggccgggagctggcacacctggcacagccggcacacctggcacacccaGCGCTGCAGCAACCTGATCGCCCAGGCTGGAGCCAAGGCTGACTCCAACAGCCTCATTCTGCACCGGGGCGGTGTCCAAGTGGCAGAATGCACTCGGTGCCCATCGATGTCTCTCCTCCCGTGTGGTTTTTAATGCAGATACTTTCAGACTGAaaccttttattaaaaaaaaaaaaaaagctctttcaaCATAAACAGCAGTTGGTCTCTGCTGCAGGTGCCTTGTCAGGGCTCAGGTGGGTCTCTCTGTGCCTGGGGGactgtgagctgctgcagacTTGGGTGAGACCCCCGGAGTGCCAGAGTGGTGGGGAGGGATGCTGCGTGTCCCAGGCGGAGGAGCAGGAGCCGGGAGCGAGCTGTGGGTTTGATTAATAGATGTGCGGTTGATAGATGAGCGATTAACAGCGCCAACGGGACAGGACGGGACGTGCCTGTCTGGGAAGGGATCCACTTTTTTGAGGGGAAATGCTGCGTTTTGAACAGCCGCGGTGCTCCGTGGGGCTCCCaagggtggggtgggatgggatgggatgggatgggatgggatgggatggggtggggtggggtggggtgggatgggtggggagggggcggggctcCTACTCCTACAGCGGCTCCTTTAAGAGCCGGTTCCCATGACGTCACGCCCACGGTTACTTTGTAGCGCGGGGAGGGCGGGGTCTGTTAAAGAGACAGCGGCACCAGGTAACGGGGGTcccgggccgggggctgcgaGCGGGGAGAGGGGAGGCTGTGTCCCGGCGTCTGCTCTCGGATGTGGCCGCCCAGTGTCCCCACGAGGCTCTTAGTGCCTCCCCGcgcctcccccccacccccaaccCCGTGTCCCCATCGTAGCCCCGAattgtccccgtgtcccctctggATTGTCATCATCACCCCTTCGAACTGTCCCCATGCCCCCTCTGGGTTGTCCGTgtctcccctgggctgtccccacgTCTTCCCGGCCCGTCCGCCTCCCGGTGACTCCGCACCCTGCCCAGAGCGGGGTTCCGTGCGGCCGAACCGGCTTGgagggggccggggccgggagCTGCCGGTCCGGCTGTTGCCGGGGTCGCGGGGGGTCCATCGAGCTCCAAGTTGCAGTGATGCGGCGTGTTTGTCCTCGTAAGATGAGAGAGCATATTTCCACACGAGTCCCCCGGGAGGATCCAGGGATTCTGTGGTTGTGTTGTCCCGAAAAgagccgccgcccccgcggggctggggctccccTGGACCGGCAGTTCCGCAGCACCCTCCGGGTCCAGCGGATGGGGACACCCAGACACCTCTGTTTCCCCGTGTCATCCCCACCCCGAcagctgcttctttctcttCGTGTCACCCCATCTGACCCCTGTGCATCCCCGGAGGAATCCTGCCCCCGGACCCACTCGTGTCCGGCCCCGCAGGCCGATTAGTCGGATTTCCCAGCCGGGATCCTAATCCCACTGCCCCGTGCCCGCTTATCCCGCCTGCGCCCGGGACCCGGCTTAGCCCCGGGCGCGGGCGGGTGGCGGCGAGCGCGGGGCGGCGGGTGAGTGTGCGgctcccccggccccggggaAAAACGAGGGGCAAATCGGGGGTGGAGGTGTCCCAGGCTCACGGTGACCGGGGAGCCGCCCCGGAGCTCGGTTCTCCCGGGGCGCGGGGTGGGTGCACCGGGCGGAACGCGGCGGGTTGGGTCGTGTCGCCGGGCTCATCACTGAGCCGCCTTGGCAGAGCTTTGCTGCCGGGCCCCGGAGCTGCTGGCCCCGCTCCAGGGGTGGGTGAATTCCCAGAACTGGCAGAGACGAGGCTGCTACCCGCGGGATGTGGATGTCGGAGTTAGCGCCTCGACTCCACTGCACCGGAACAATTCTGCTCCTGGGCTGATGAGAGCCCCACCCACACCCCTCTCacggggaaactgaggcacgggcAGGTCTCAGCCTCCCCCGGGCTGCCCAGCTCGCCCGGAACTCCTCCTGAGCCCGGCGTGAGCAGTGAATCGTGCTCCTGGCCCCTGGATAGAGCTCATGCCTAATTCTGGTGCTTTTGCTTTAGGAAAGAATGTGATTTGAGCCTTTAGCTCCGGAAAGGAGCTTTGCTGCAGGAATGCCGTCcggctcctgccggccccggagctcagccctgtgcccgGCACTGTGCCCGGGGTGTGATAAACCCCGAAGCAGAAGGAAGTGAGAGCCCAGCCGTTGccctcagcttggggctgccccCCTGCTCTCACCCGCAGCTggagcggagcggggcccgCGATCCCCGCAATGGCCGTGGGcacccagctggggctgctgctctggaagaaCTTCACCTACCGCCGGCGGCAGCGGGTGAGTGGGCGATTGGGGTGGGGCTACCCAGAGCCGCTGGttcctggcacagggctgtggaCACTGATGGGGACCGGGACCCCCACCAACCTTGCGTCTTCCCCAGATCCAGCTGGCTATCGAGATCCTGTGGcccctctttctcttccttatCTTGATCTCAGTGCGGCGATCCCACCCGCCCTTCAAGCAGCATGAGTGTGAGTCCCCCGCAGGACCCCCCGAGCCAGCCAAGACCCCTCTGTGTGCCCCTGTACGGGAGCCCTTCGGGGTGACAAACACGGGAGGTGGTCACAGGGTGGGGGCTCACTGGGGTGTATgtggggtcccgggggtcctgCACTGCCCCCCTGAATCTGCCTCCCTCTCCCTCAGGCCACTTTCCCAACAAGGCGCTACCCTCGGCGgggaccctgccctggctgcagggcatCATCTGCAACATGAACAACCCCTGCTTCCGGCACCCCACGGCGGGAGAGGCCCCTGGCGTGGTGGGCAACTTCGATGGCTCCATGTgagcggcggggctggggagccGCGGAGCAGagcggggcagggctggggtctcACTGCCCGCCCCATGTCCCTTGTCACAGCCTCTCCCGCCTCCTGACCGAAGCCCGGCAGGTCCTGCTCCGCGGCCACGGGCAGCGGCTCCTGCACAGCTTCGCCCGGCTCCTGCCCGCCCTGCGCCGGCTCCGGGACAGTGGGAATCAGCGGAGGGGTGAGCACCGGGGGCGGGGGGTGCCGGGGCAGCGAGACCCCTTGTCTGAcacctgctcctccagctctgccgGTGAGGGAATACTTGAGAGAGGACGAGAACTTCTCCCGGTTCCTGCGGACCAACACATCACTGCCCCCGGCGCTGGTGGATGAGCTGATGGGGGCTCGGCTCAGCCCCCGCATCGTGAGTGTCGGCGCGGCGCTCGCTCCCGGCGCCCGCTGCCGGTGACCGCATCATGACTGCCCTCTCCTTCCAGTTCTCCCTGGCGAGCATTCGCCTCCCGCTAAAGGCCCTGGTCTGCAACGCCTCGGTCCTGGGGGGCTTCCTGGTGGGCGGCGACGCCGACTCcacccagagcctgcagcaagGACTGTGcgcactgcccagctcccagctccgTGCCATGGAGggctccttcctctcccagaTGGACTTCTCACGGCTCCTGGCGGTGAGCCCCCAGCGCGGTTGGGTACTGGAAGGCACCGAGGCAGAGACCTCTGGCCTCCTCGGCAGGGCTGTGACCCCCTTCTCATGCCCCCTTGtaggagcagctgagctcagaCTTGGGCGGAATCACTGGCACCGTGGAAGCTTTGGGCAGCTTCCTGCGGGACGCGGCGTCCCTGATGGAGGAGGtacacccctccctcccctgccccttaCCCACCCCCACCGTGTCCCTGGGTCCCCCTGTTCCTCAGTGCCCCTCTCCACTCTTATCCCACTCTCCCCAGGTCTCCTCCATGACCAGCCTGGCCAAACTGCGTCAGGAGATTGTGGGGCTGAGGGCCCTCAACACCAGCACAGGTGCCTTCACAGCCCTGTCACGCATCGCCTGTGGACACCCCGAGGGCGGGGGGCTCAGAATCCCCTCTCTCAACTGGTACGAGGACAATGATGTCAAAGCCTTCCTGGACCGtaacagctctgagcagagacCCGTGGCCTCAGGCAGCACCAGTGAGTTGGGGGCTGTGGGAGGCTCAGCCAGGGGTTGTGGGGAGCAGTGGGGGCTGGTGGtgagggctcagctctgcacccccaggtcccttttgccgggagctgctccacagcctggAGTCCAGCCCCTTCTCACAGATCTTCTGGCGGGGGATCAAGCCCCTCTTTGTGGGAAAGATCCTGTACACGCCTCCTGGGCCTGGGCCTGACAGTGTCATGGCTGAGGTGAGTGGGGGCTGCGGGGgacctggaggggtttggggggtctcaTCCCTGACctgcctcacctccctcacacAGGTGAATCGGACCTTCcgtgagctggcagtgctgggggagttGGGGGgtgcctggcaggagctgggacccCGAATCTACACCCTCCTCAACAGCAGCCTGGAGATGCAGGTGCTCCAGGTGTGTGACCCCAGACTCCTCCCATTGGGAACAGGGTTGCTGTGGGGTACAGATGGGGTTTGCTGGGGTGCAACTGGCCAGGAGCGGGGTGGGATGCACCTGGAGCAGGGTGGGCTGCATGGCCTCCCACATCCTGGTGCTTtgcaggacctgctgctggccccaagcacagcccagctcctggacGGGTTCCTCAATGGCACCTCCTGGAAGCTACCGGACCTGGCCACATTCCTGGTGGGGCCAGCGGGGGGACCAGACCTCACCTGGCACCAGGTGTACGCTGATGTGGATGCAGTCCTGAGCACGCTGTCACAGTTCATGGAGGTGTGTGTCACCCCACTGTGGGCGAGCTGGCCCCGTGCATTACCCGTGCCCTCTGAGCCCTACCTGCCTCCCACAGTGCATCTGCCTGGACAAGATTGAGGCAGTGGCCACCGAGGAGCAGCTGGTAGCCCgggccctggagctgctggaggagcagcagtttTGGGCAGCAGTGGTCTTCCAGCCCCCCATCAATGCCACAGCCCCCAAACTGCCACCCCACGTCCGCTACAAGATCCGCATGGACATTGACGACGTCACGAGGACCAACAAGATCAAGGACAGGTGGGGGATGCCCACCCTGTCTGTCTCCATGACCAGCcaagcagcctgtgctgatTGAAAGgggatccctgatcccagcacCGTGCTCTGCCCCCAGGTTTTGGGACCCAGGCCCTGCAGCTGATCCCTTCAGTGACTTGCGCTACGTCTGGGGGGGCTTCATCTACATTCAGGACCTGGTGGAGCAGGCAGTGGTGCGGGTGCAGACTGGGGCTGCCCCACGAACAGGGGTCTACGTCCAGCAGATGCCCTACCCCTGCTATGTGGACGATGTGTAagtgggcaggggcagccctggaCCCTGACACTGTAGAGTGACccccctgctgccatgggggaCACATCCAAGCATCCTGCAGCATCGCTGCAccggggaggtggcacagggctggtcgtgccctggtgtccctggcCCTAGAGTGGCCCAGGAGTGTTGAGCTAAGGGTGGAATGTCTGGTGGTATCTCTCCAGGTTCTTGAGGGTCCTGAACCGCTCGCTGCCTCTCTTCATGACGCTGGCCTGGATCTACTCAGTGGCCATGATCATCAAGGGGGTGGTGCACGAGAAGGAGACGCGTCTCAAGGAGACCATGAAGACCATGGGGCTGAGCAGTGGGATCCTCTGGCTCAGCTGGTTCCTCAGCAGCTTCATCCCCTTCCTCCTTAGCTCTGCCCTCCTTGTCCTCATCCTCAAGGCAGGTTGCAAGTCTCAGGGGACAGCgtgggtgacacagggagcATTAGGGCTGGGAGCCAGCATGGGGGGCTCCATAGACTCCAACCTGCCTTCATCTGCAGCTGGGAAACATCCTGCCCTACAGCGACCCAGCAGTCATCTTCTTCTTCCTTGGCACCTTCTCAGTGGCCACCATCAGCCAGTGTTTCCTCATCAGCACCTTCTTCCCCCGTGCCAACCTGGCCTCAGCGTGTGGTGGCATCATTTACTTCTCGCTGTACCTGCCCTACGTGCTGTGCGTCGCCTGGCGCGACTACATCACCTTCCCAATCCGTGTCCTTGTGgtgagcacccagagctgcccctctgcAATGCCCTG is part of the Catharus ustulatus isolate bCatUst1 chromosome 29, bCatUst1.pri.v2, whole genome shotgun sequence genome and harbors:
- the CNN2 gene encoding calponin-2; this encodes MSSSQFNKGPSYGLSAEVKNRLAQKYDPQKEAELRTWIESVTGKQIGPDFQKGLKDGVILCELMNKLQPNSVRKINRSAQNWHQLENLSNFIKAMASYGMNPVDLFEANDLFESGNLTQVQVSLLALAGMAKTKGLQSGVDIGVKYSEKQQRNFDEAKMKAGQCVIGLQMGTNKCASQSGMTAYGTRRHLYDPKNQILPPMDHSTISLQMGTNKCASQVGMTAPGTRRHIYDAKMGTEKCDNSSMSLQMGSNQGANQSGQVFGLGRQIYDPKYCPQGSQGEVANAAGDQSGDPPGYHYYREEEESY